The Natribaculum luteum genome contains the following window.
GCTGGCGGCTATCTGACGCAGGCAGTTCCGAGCAACCGAAGCCCTGCCGCGGATCTGTTCGTCGCGATGGGGAACACGCCGTGGTTCGTCGATTTCGTGAACATCGCGGTCCCGTGGGGGGAGGTGCTCATCGGACTCGGGCTCATCTTCGGTGCGCTGACGCGACTCGCCGCGTTCTGGGGCGCGTTCATGATGCTCCTGTTCTACCTCGGAAACTGGGACGTCGCCCACGGATACATCAACGGCGACTTCGCCTACATGCTCGTCTTCCTGTCGGTCGCCGCGTTCGGTGCCGGTCGAATTCTCGGCCTCGACGCCTACATCGAACGGTACGAGGTCGACGGCCAGCCGCTCGTCGAGCGCTATCCGTGGACCCGGTACCTCCTCGGATGACGCCGACTCTTCCCTCTCGTGGGCCGTCTCTCGGCCGAACTCGTTCGACAGAACGGCGCGCTCGAGCTACCTCGAGATGTCTTCGGTCCGATCGGAGACGACCGCGTCGACCTCTTCTTTGGTGACCAGTGCGACGTCGCCGGGAACGGTGCGCTTGAGCGCCGCCGTCGCGGAGGCGTACTCGAGTGCCTTCGGGACGTCGTCGCCGGCGAGTCGGCGGGCGATGAACGCGCCGGTGAAGGCGTCGCCGGTGCCGATGGGGTCGACGGTTTCGGTGTCGTAGACCTCGTGGTCGTGGACGACGTTGTCGTGCCAGGCGAGTGCGCCCTGGTCGCCGCGCGTGACGACGACGGTGGTGAAGTCGAACTGCGAGGCGAGTTTGTGTGCGAGCTGTCGCGGGTCGCCCTCGTAGCCGAGCACCGTGCGGGCGTCGCGGGCGGCGATCAGCAGGATGTCGATCCCCGGGAAGAGTTTGAGAAGCGTCTCTCGTGCTTCCTCGGGCGACCAGAGCTTGCGACGGTAGTTGACGTCGAACGCCGTCGTCGTCTCGGCCTCTCTGGCCGCTTTCAGCATGTTCACCGTCGTCTCCCGCAGGGTCGACGAGAGGGCCGGCGTGATCCCCGACGTGAAGAAGACGCGGGCGTCCTGGATCAGGTCGACGTCGAACTCCTCGGCTTTGGCCGTCGTGATGGCGGCGTCTTCGCGGTCGTAGACGACGTTCGTCCCGCGAGGTTTGCCGCCGTGCTCGAGGTAGTAGGTCCCCTGCCGTCCCGACTGGCTCCAGACGACGTCCGTGTCGATCCCGTACTGGCGGAGTTCGCCGACGACGCGCCGTCCGAGAGGCGAATCTGGCAGTTTCGAGGTCCACGTCGAGACGGCCCCCAGTCGCTCGGCGGCGACGGCGACGTTGCTCTCTGCACCCGCAGCGCGGACCTCGAACTCGCTTGCGGACTCGATGCGCTCGTTCCCCGGCGGAGAGAGACGAAGCATCGTCTCGCCGAAGGTGACGAGGTCGCTCACGAGTGCCACCACCGAACGCCGTGTCGTCCGGTATCGAAAGTCTCGGTCATACGTCACGAGACGGAACGGAACGGTATAAGTGGTGTAGTTAGTCGGAGCCCACAAGCAGTCCCAGCGACGTCGTCGGTCGATTCAAGCGCCACCAGCACGCGAGCAAGGGTCGCCTGTACGGTCTGCTGTTCCTCGTTTCCGCAGCGACCGCCCGACGGGACGCGGTCGCTGCGGGACGGACAGACAGCGGTCCGTATGATGTGTCACGACGACCGTCCGACCACCGTCGGCGCGGGCCGCTCTTCGAGTTCGACCGCGAGGCCGAACGACTCGAGCAACTCGAGGCTCGTCTCGACGTGGTCGGTGACGGCCGGTATCTGCACCCTGCCGCCAGCCAGCGCGAGGAAGACGAGCAACTGGTCGGCCATGTGCCGGTCGACCGCCGCCTCGCGCTCGAGAAACCGGATCGCGGCGTCGGCGGCGTCCTCGCCGACGCGTTCTGCGGGCGTCCCCCGCTCGCCGAGCGCCGAGAATCCCGCGAGCGCCGGCCGGCGCTGCTCGTCTTCGATGCAGTCGAGTCGGATCACGACGGCAGAGCCGGGACAGTCGCTCGCCGCCGTCGTCTCGACGCGTTCGCGCACCTCGAGGTCGCGATCCGCGGGCTGGAGTCGCTCGAGTGCGCCCGCCGCCTGTCGGGTCGCGACGTCGCTGTCGGCGAGCGCCGCCGCCTCCGTCGAGTAGACCCGGACGCCGCGGACGTCGCTTCGGGACTCGAGGTGGATCGACTCGAGGGTCGAGGGTGCGATCGAGAGCGTCGCCCGACCGCCGCCGCTCGGGTAGAACCCCCGCCGCTCGAGATCGATGGCGGCGTCGAGCCCGTAGCGGCGCAACAGCGGGAGTTTGACGTGCCGGACGTAGTCGAGCGGCGGCGACCACTTCACGTCCGTCCCACCCGAGACGGTCACGGCGAGTCGGGACTCGAGTCGCGTCGCCAGCGGGAGCAGCGTATCGAACAGCAGCGTCGTGCTCCCGGCGGTTCCGATGTCAACGGCGTAGTGGCCGCCCGCAATGCCGTCGGGATCGAACTCGACCGTCTCCGCGCCGACCTCGTCGCCGGCGACGTCGGCAGCACAGACCTCGGCCATCGTTTCGAGTGCCGCGAGATGCTGTGGTCGGAGCCCAGGCGTCGACCGCCCGCCGCGGACGTTTTCGAGGCGAATCGGTTCGTCTTCCAGCGCCGAGAGGGCGAGGGCCGTCCTGACGAACTGCCCGCCGGCCGCTGCGCCGTCGAGTTCGAGCATCGGCCGCGAATACGTCGAGGAGGCCGAAATAGCTGTTCGATCACCGGGTATTACGTCGGTGGGCGGAGACGTCTCGAGTCGTGACACTCGACGTCAGACAGGTGGTCCCGGCGGACGCTGCGTCGATCCGCGAGGTCGCCCGCGAGAGCTGGCACGCCACCTACGACGAGGTTCTCGACCGCGAGACGATCGCGAAGACGGTCGACGACTGGTACGCCGTCGACGACCTCGAGCGGTCGATCGTCGAGGCACGCGAGCGCGCGGACGCGACCTTCCTCGTCGCCGACGACGCCGACGAGGGCGTCGTCGGGTTCGCCCACGCGAAGCCGTGGCAGGACGATCCAGCGGTCGCGTACCTGATCCGGATCTACGTCAGACCGGACCTGTGGGACGAGGGGATCGGACACCGCCTGCTCGAGCGTCTCGAGGCCGACCTCGAGAGCGCGTTCGACCGACTGCGGCTGGTCGTCCTCGCGGACAACGACGTCGGCGTCTCCTTCTACGAGGCGACGGGGTTCGAGCGCGTCGAGACGCGAGAAAGCGGGCTGGACGAGGGACTCGAGGAGTACGTCTACGAAAAATTGCTGTGAGCGCTCATCGGCCAAGCGCAGCGTCGACGAGTGCCGTCTCGGCGGTGCGAAGCAGCGTCGAGGCCGCGCTCTCCGAGCAGTCGAGTTCGTCGGCGACCGCCGAAAGCGACGCAGTCCGGGGCACGTCGTAGTAGCCGAGCTCTCGTGCCGACTCGAGCGCCTCGAACTGGCGGGCCGTCAGTCTGCCGGCGAGGGTCTCCATGCGGCGCTGGTGATCGCTGACGCGTTTGACCTCGACGTCGACGTCGGCCGGAAACTGCTCGAGCAGCCCGGAGAGCGCGTCGGGTTCGCCGAGGACGGTGACGCGGACGGTCGCCCGATCGGTGTAGACGATCGGCGGAACGACGACGAGACCCGGTTCGTCGAACGCGCCCATCAGGGCGGCGTCGGCGTTGCGAACGTCCATCACGGCGTAGCCGTAGAACGTGTCGTCGTCGACGGGGACGAGGTCGAACCGTCGGACGACATCGAGGTCGGAAGCAGCGGCGCGAACCGACTCGAGGTCGCCGACGAAAAGCGAGAGAAAGTGCACCGTTTCCGACCCGGGATCGACGTGCCAGGAGAGTAACTCCTCGCGGTGGACGTCCGCCTCGCCGGGGTCTGGAACCGGGAGCTGCATCGATGGCGGGAGTCGGAGCGTCAGGTCTGCCGACTGCACGTCCGAACATTCGGACGTCCAACATAAAGAAGTTCAGTGCTTCGCGAAAACGGCGACGTTACTTCCGACCGTCTGTTCGAGTATGAGCGACACAGAGTCGACGACAGCGACGGATTCGACACTCGAGGCAAAGCCCCCCGGACCGAGTGGGATTCCGATCGTCGGGAGCACACTCTCGATCGCCCGCGACCCGCTCGGATTCGCCGAGACGGTACGCGAGTACGGCGACGTCGTCGCCTACGAGGCGTTCGGCACCGAGTTCGTCGCGGTCTTCGATCCCGAAATCGTCGAACAGGTGCTGGTCTCACGAAGCGACGCGTTCCACAAAGGTGAGTTCGAGACCGAGTTCGGCGAGCTCGTCGCCTCCGAGGGCGTGGCGTTCACCGAGGGCGAGCGGTGGCGTCGCCAGCGAACGCTCCTACAGACGTCGTTCACGCCGGACCGAATCCAGTCGTACGCCGACGAGGTTGTCGCGGAGACGGCGAGGCTCGCCGACGGGTGGGCCGATGGCGAGGTCGTCGACCTCCGCGAGACGCTGTCGACGTTCACCCTTCGCGTGCTGACCCGGACGCTGTTCGATCTCACGATCGACGACGACCGGGCCGAAACCGTCAGGCGGGCCACCCGCGCGATCTCGTCGAGCGCCGACCCCAGCGGGTTCGCGCTCCGCTCGATTCTCCCCTCGTGGGTGCCGATGCGATCCGAACGCGAGTACGAACGGGCGATGGCCGACCTCTCGGCGCTCGTCTCGGAACTGGTCGCCGACCGCCGCGCGGCGAGTGAGACGGGCGACGACCTCCTCTCGCTGCTGGCCACCGCGGAGTACCCCGACGGAACGCGAATGTCACCAGAGACCGTCAGAGACCAACTCGTTACGTTCCTCTTTGCCGGCCACGAGACGAGCGCGACCGCGCTTACGTTCGCCTGCTGGCTGCTGGCGGGCGACTCGAGCGTTCGCAGTCGGCTGGATTGCGAACTCGAGACCGTCCTCGAGGACCGCGATCCGACGTTCGCGGATCTCTCCGACCTCACGTTCACGGAGGCGATCGTCAGCGAGGCGATGCGGCTCTATCCGCCGGTAGTGGGGCTCTACCGCGAACCGCTCGAGACGATCACGCTCGGCGGCTACCGAATCCCGGCCGGCACGACCGTTCAGCTCTCGACCTACGGAATTCACCGCGACGGGCAGTGGTGGGACGACCCCGAGGCGTTCCGGCCAACACGCTGGCTCGAGGAGCGCGACCGACCCGAGTATGCCTACTTCCCGTTCGGCGGCGGGCCGCGCCACTGTCTCGGAATGCGCTTTGCGACGATGGAACTTAAGCTCGCGCTCGCGACGCTCGCCCGCCGACTCGAGTTCGATCGCGTCACGGCGTCGCTCTCCCCGTCGGTAGGGGTCACCCTCGATCCGGGACGTCTCGAGATGCGAGTGCGAAAACGTAGCTAGAGCGTCTTCTCGGCTTCTTCTTCCTCGACCACTTCGATACCGCGGTTGTTGACCGCCATCGGGTCGAGACCGACCTCCTGGAGGAAGTTCTTGTACTCACGTTCGCACTGCTCCGCGGCCTTCTGCTTGTCACTCGCGCGATCGCAGAGCTCGACGAGGGTTTCCGGGACGTCGTTCTTGTAGACGATCCAGTGGTTGATCAGGTCGGACAGACGGCGGATGGGGCTCGTGAAGTGGCCGTAGATCTCGAAGTTGAGCGCGTGGTGGCCGCCGAAGGGATCGTTCATGTACCGTGCCCGGGGCATCACCTTCATGACGGCCCACTGGATCTTGTCGAGTTGCCGGCCGGGGGCCTCCTCGAGGGTTGCGTTGACGGCCTTCCGGGGGTCGTCCCAGGAGTCGCCGGGAATCGAGACGCCGTCCAGGTCCTGGATCTCCTGGAGGGCTTCGGACCACTCGTCGGGACTGGGCTGGGGGTGGACGCGGTACATCGCCTCGACGCCCCGAGACCACATGAGTTCGTGCGTGACGGCCTTGTTCGCCTTCAGCATGCACTCCTCGATGATGGTGTGTGCGCGGTCGCGACTCGGGTTCAAGACGAGCGAGCCGTCTTCCTTGCGCTGTTCGTGCATCCGATCGGCGAGTTCGTACACGAGCGCGTTCTCCTCGTGGAGGGGCGCGTCGGGGTCGTCCAGCCGGTTTTCGGCCTGGGAGTAGGTCAGGCGCTCGTCGGACTCGATGACGGACTTGTAGATGTCGATCGACTCGTACCCCAGCGTCTCCTTGTCGAGGTGCATCTCGACGGTGTGGGCGAGTCGTTCCTCGTTGGGGACGAGCGAACAGACCGTCTCGGCGAGCACCGGCGGGAGCATGTGGATCGTGTAACCAGGTAGATAGACGGTGTTCCCGCGCTCGACGGCCTCGTCCCACATCGACGTGTCGGGGTTGACGTAGTGGGTGACGTCGGCGATGTGGACCCAGAGGACGTACTCGTCGTCGCGCTCTTCGACCGAGAGCGCGTCGTCGAAGTCCTGGGCGTCGATCGGGTCCGTCGTCCACGTCGTGAGGTGACGCAGATCGGTCCGTTCGTCGATCTCCGCGTCGATCTCCGACCCGACGTCTTCTGTGCGCTCTTTTGCCTCGGCCATCACTTCGGCAGGGAACTCGTCGCGGATCTCGAACTTCTCGAACAGTTCCTCGCGTTTGTTCTCGAGGTGACGGGCGAGGTCCTCCGAGATTTCGACTGGGCCCTGCCCTTCGGCCGTCCCGGCTTCGGCCTGTGCGTCGTCGCTCATACCGTGGCCTACGAACGAGAGCGTCAAAGACGTGTCGGGACGACGGCCCGTGGTATTCAGGTACAGTTATATATTTCAGACGTTACAGATTCGAGGACATGTCCGCTATCGAACTCAGGGACGTCGAGAAGCGATTCGGCGACGTCCCAGCCCTCCGCGGAATCGACCTCGAGGTCGAGCGAGGCGAGGTGTTCGGCTTCCTCGGCCCGAACGGGGCCGGCAAGTCGACGACGATCGACCTCCTGGTGAACCACCGCTATCCCACCGCCGGGACGATCGAGGTGCTCGGGTACGACGCCGTCGCCGATCCCGTCGCGATCCGACAGCGAGTCGGCCTCCTCCCCGAAGGCTTCAGTCCGCTCGGGACGATGACCGGCCGCCAGCACGTCGAGTACGCGATCGCGGCGACGGACGCAGACGACGATCCCGAGGCCCTCCTCGAGCAGGTCGACCTGCTCGAGGCCGCGAGCCGGCCCGCGAGTGGCTACTCGAAGGGGATGGCCCAGCGACTCGCCCTCGCGATGGCGCTGGTCGGCGATCCCGACCTGCTCGTCCTCGACGAACCCTCGACCGGCCTGGATCCCCACGGCGTCCGTCGGATGCGCGAGATCATCCGAGAGGCCGTCGACGAGGGGACGACCGTCTTCTTCTCGAGTCACATCCTGGAGCAGGTCGAGGCCGTCTGTGACCGCGTCGGCATCATGAACGACGGGCGACTCGTCGCGGTCGACAGTATCGAGGGACTGCGCGAGACGGTCGGCGCGGACGGGACGATCCGGGTCGACCTCGCGGACGATCCCGACGAGGTACGCGGCGTCGTCGAACGAATCGACGGCGTCTCGACGGTCGAGACCCGCGACGGCGGACTCACCGTCGCCTGCAGCGCCGGGACGAAACTCGCGGTGCTCGACGAGGTTCGCGCTGCCGGCGGCACGATCACCGACTTCACCACGGCCGACGCCTCGCTCGAGGACCTGTTCGTGGCCTACACCCGGAGGTCACGATGAACTGGGGCCTCGTCGCCGGAAAGGACGTCCGCGACTCGATCCGGAGCAGACAGCTGTACGTCCTCTGTGTGCTGTTCGGGGTGACGGGCGTCGCGCTCGCGTGGACACACGCGAGACAGGCCGGCCGTGGGTTCGCCGACCCACTCGACATCGTTCGGGTACTGCTCGTCGTCGCCACCGTGCTCGTCCCCGCGACGGGATTGATGCTCGCCCACGAGGCGATCGTCAAACCGCGAACGAGCGGCGAGTACGCGCTCTTGCTCGGACTCCCCCACTCCCGACTCGACCTCGTCGCCGGGACATACGCGGGTCGCGTGACGACGCTGACGATCTCGCTGGTCGGCGGCGTCGTCGCCACGGCAGCCGCCACGGCGCTGTTCGGCGCGACGGTCCCGACCGTCGCACTCGGCGAGTTCGCACTCGCGACCGCGATCCTCGGCGTCGCCTACGTCGCAATCGGGATCGCGGTGTCGGCGTCGGTCCGCTCGACGACGTGGGCCGCCGTGTGCGCGTTCGGTGCCTTCATGCTCTTTATTTTCCTCTGGCGACTCGTCCCCGGCGGCGTCGCCTACCTGGTACACGGCTTCGAGGTTCCCCCGACGGAACCGTCCTGGCTCCCCTACGTGCGGGCGCTGTCGCCGAGCGTCGCCTACGAACAGGTCGCCGAGGCGTACGTCCTCGAGCAGGGAAGCGTCGTCGAACCGCTCTACGCGCTCGCGGTACTCGTCTGCTGGACGTGTTTCGCGCCAGTGGTCGGCTACCTGCGGTTCAAACGCAGCGACCTCTAGATCGACTCGTACTACCGGACGTGAGCGTGTTCCGACGCACTCACGCGACGAGCGCGGCTACATCGATACCGACGGACGTGCGCTGGTATCAGGTCTCCTCGAGCGGGCCGTACCGTTCCTCGACCAGCGCGACGTACCACGAGAGAAACTCCGCTTGCGTTCGATCGCCGGTTCCGATCTCGACGAGTAACTCCTCGAGTTCCCCGCGAGGGTGATGACAGAGGTCGCGATCGCAGGGCTTACAGAGGTACTCGAACTCCTTGCCGTCGCGGTCCCACCGATCGCCGTGTTTGTCGTACTCGCGCGCCTGGTCGCGCTCGACCGACGTCCCACAGGCGATACACGTCACCGTCGCCTTGCGCCGTCGGGAGGGCCACATAGTACGTCGGTCGGTGTGTACCTACTTAGCGATTACCACACCCATCGTCGGGCGGAACCGTCACGGACCCCGACCGGTCCGGAGAACGGTCGTTTTATGCACTGACCGGTCGTCCTCCCGGACATGCAGGTCAAGTCAAGACACCACCTCCGCAGCGACGCCGTCGCTGCACTCGAGGAGCGGATTTCCGAGGGACTCGGCGTCGACCTCGAGGCGGACACCTACGAGCGCGTCGAGTTCGAGGACGAAGACCTCGAGGTGATCCTCGTCGACGGCGAGCCACAGGTCGCCACCTTCGACGACGAGGAGTTTCTCACGGTCCGGGGCGCAAACGCCCACGATCCCGAACGGCGACTCGTCACCGTCGACGCCGGCGCGATCTCGTTCGTCAGCGACGGCGCGGACGTGATGCGACCCGGCATCACCGAGGCCAGCGAAGACATCGAGACTGGCGATCTGGTCGTGATCGCCGAGGAGACCCACGGAAAGGTCCTGGCGGTCGGGCGGGCCCGGGCCGACGGAACGGAGATGGTCGGCGACGAAGGGAAAGTCGTCGACTCGCTGCACCACGTCGGCGACGACCTCTACGAGTTCACCGGCTGATCGGGTCGGTCCGCGACGGCCGCTGTCGCGACAGAGTTCGTTCCAGCACGGCGACGGAGGCGAGGCCAGCCAGCGCGCCGGCAGCAAGCGTCGGCCACGCGAGAGCGTAGCCGCCGACGTCGAGCGCCAGCCCGAAGACGACTGGCGAGACGACCGTCGTCGAGAACCCGACGAACGACTGGATCGACAGCGCCGTCCCGACCTGGGAATCGTCCACGACCTCGGTGACCAGCGTCGAGGTAGGCGCGCTGTCGACGCTCAGTAGCGTTCCGTAGACGAGCAACAGCGCGACGAGCGCCGGGAGTGGAAGCCAGCCGAGGACACCCAGGAGCGCGCTGCAAACGGCGCTGCCGCCGAGTCCGAGACCGATCGTTCTCGAGCGACCGATCCGATCGGAGAGTTCGCCGCCCGCGAGATTCCCGACGCCGCTCATCGCGGTGACGGCACCGACGAGCACTCCGGCGAGGGTTGCGGCACCGACTCCGAACGCACCAGCCGAGTCGACCGCGGCGAACGCGGGCGTCGCGAGCAGGAACGCCAGCAGCCAGTTTCGAACGCCGAACAGCTCCCAGTTGTGCCACGAGTAGATGCTCACGCTGGCGAGGTAGGCGCGGTTGCTCAGTAGCGATCGGTCGAATCCACCGATCGAACGCGCGCTACGCCCGGATCTGTCCTCGGCCAGTCCGAGCATCAACGGGGGAACGGCTAGCGCGCCGACGCTCGTCGCGGCGACGGCGGTCCGCCAGTCGATCGCGTCGGCGACGACGGTCGCCGCGACGAACGAGAGGCCGCTGCTCAGCGAGAAGGTGCCGACGTAGATCCCCATCGCCCGACCGCGAACGTCGGCGGGATACCAGTCGCTGACGAAGCGCATGCCGGGGACGTAGACGCCCGCGATGAACAGCCCAGAAAGAAATCGAAACGCCGTCCCGGAGAGAAAGCCCGTCGCGAACAGCGCGAATCCGAGGCTGAAGAGACCGGTTCCCGCCGCGCCGACGCTGATCACCCACCGCGGCGAGTATCGATCCGACAGCCACCCGGCGGGGAGGATCGCGAGGAGGTAGCCCGCCTGGAAGACGCCGAAGATGATTCCCGCTCGAGTGCCCGTCAATCCCCACTCGTCGACGATCAGCGGGAGGACCGCCGAGTAGTTGAACCACACGAGAATCGACAGGAACAACGCGACGGAGGTGACGACGAGCGCCCTGGTTCGTGCGTGCACGTGCCACGACCGTACAGAGTCGGGGTATTTGATTGTGTGGGAGTCGGTCGATCGAACCGCGTCCACTCGACCGGCGTGTTACCGGCGGTGGCGCACGCGAGTGCTACTCCTCGACCGACTCGAGGTCGTCCTCGTCGTAGGCGTCCTCGTACCGCGCCATCGCGTCCTCGTGACCCTGCCTGGCGAGTTCGTACGTCTCCCGGAGGTCTGCTATCGGCGTCTCGGTCGCGTCCACGCGGAGGTCGTCGTAGGGCGGTTCGAGGTCGCGTTCTTCGGTCGTCCGGACCACGACGGCGGCGCTTTGCACCGATAGCTCCTCGCGTTTGTCCCCGCCTTCCGCGTCACCGGCCTCGAGGGCGTCGATCAGTCGCTTCGCGAGCGGTTCGTCGCGGTCGCTCGCCTCGTAGCTCGCCGCAGTCGCCTCGATCACCGACTCGCCCGTCAGGAGGTTGCCGGCGACAGTGTAGCCGTCGCCCTCGAGGTGGCCGTACCAGCCCCGACACTCCTCCCCGGAGAAGGTAAACGAGCCGTCGGCGTCGACGCCGTGGACCTGCCGGCTCGGCGCGCCCTCGTCGGCGTTCAAAAGCGACTGTACGGCGTCCTCGACGGCGAGTCCCTCGTCGACGTACCGGATCCCCCGCCGGCCGAGGTCGACGTTGACGAGACTCTGGGTCGCGATCGCGCCGTTCTCGCTGGCGAACGGACAGAGCGTGCCGACGCCCGCGAGGCGAGTCGTGACCGCGACGCCGAACCGCCGCTGTGACTCTCCCGCGTCGTCCTCGTACTCCTCTCTGACGCAGATGCTGAACGTCATCTGTCTCGAGTGCAAGGTCTACGGAATAAAAAGAGCGACCATCGGCGACTGCCAGCGACTCGCCGTTCTCGCATCCGCTCGCCGACACTTCACGGTTCGAGTGAGAGTTACGACGACTGGACATTCCGTCTGACGTAAGAACTATACTCACAGCGACGGACTCTGTCGGCTATGGGCTTCATGAACAAAATCCTCGGCGGCACGCAGTCACGGAGCACCGAGGACTACGTCGAACTCGACCTCGACGACGTCAGCGAGAGCGCCAGCGAGGCGGCGATGTCCGTCCACATCGCGGAAATCGACGGACAGGCGTCGGCGATCGACATCAAAGACGCCGTCTACGACGGTGACGTCGTCATCGCAGACATCACCCGGCTGCGCACGAAAGACAGCACGGCCGAGCACATCATCGACGAACTCCGGCAGGTCGCCCAGGAGGTCGACGGCGACATCGTCCAGAAAGGCGACGACCAGATCATCATCACGCCGACGGGCGTCCGGATCGGGCGCGAGAAACTCGGACGCTAGGGGGTTTCCGGTCGAATTCTCTCACTCTCCGACGCTCGAGCAGTGGCCACGCTCGGGACGTCGTACGGTCTGCTGTCCCGAGTTTCCGCAGCGACCGCGTCCCGTCGGGCGGTCGCTGCGGGACGGACGGACGGCGGTCCGTATCAGGACACTCGCGAAAATAGACCGACCGGCACAGATATGTCTCGCGTGCAGGTAACGGCGTGAGAAGTGAGAGTAGAGAGAAACGCGTCTAGATGTAGTCGATCGACTGCGGCAGTTCGAGCTTCATGCCCTTGCGCTCGCGGATCTCCATGATCTTCTCACGCTGGAGCGAGTCGGACATGACCTCGAAGCCGGCGTTCTCGGTGTTCCAGGAGGCACGACCCTCCGTGGCGCTGCGGATGTCGCTTGCGAACCCGATCATCTCCTCGACCGGTGCGATGCCCTCGACGACCATCAGGTCTCCTTCCTGGTACATGTCGTCGACGCGGCCACGGCGGCCCTGGATCTCGCCGGATGCGGCGCCCATGTGGTCGTTGGGCACGTCGATGCGGACGTCCTGCATCGGCTCGAGCAGCTTGATCTGCCCGTCGATCAGCGACTTGTGGACGGCCTCGCGGGTTGCCGGGATGACCTGGGCGGGACCGCGGTGGATGGTGTCCTCGTGGAGCTTCGCGTCGTGCAGGCGGATGAGCGTCCCCTGGGTCGGCTCGTTGGCGAGCGGACCGTTGTCGAGTGCTTCCTCAAGCCCCTCGATGACGAGTTCCATCGTCTCGTTTAGGTGCTGGATACCTTTCGTATCGTCGACGAGGACGTTGGTCCCGTGGATTTGCTCGACGTTCTGGGAGTCTTCTTTCTCCATGCCCGCCTCCTGCAGCGCCTCGCGGCGCTCCTGTTCGGGCATGTCCATCGACGCCTCGCCCATCTTGATCGTCTCGACGATTTCGTCCGAGAGGGGGTCGGCGGAGATGTAGAAGCGGTTGTGGCGGTTGGGCGAGATGCCCTCGACCGTGTCGCTTGCACGCTGGACGGCCTCACGGTAGACGACGATCGGTTCACCGGTGTTGACCGGGATGCCCTGGTTCTTCTGGATGCGCTGGGTGATGACCTCGAGGTGGAGTTCACCCTGCCCGGAGATCAGGTGTTCGCCGGTGTCCTCGTTGATGTTGATCTGGATCGTCGGGTCCTCTTTGGAGACCTGTCGGAGCGTCTCGATGAGCTTCGGCAGGTCGTCCATGCTCTGAGCCTCGACGGACTTCGTGATGACCGGCTCGGAGATGTGCTCGATCGACTCGAACGGCGTCATCTCGATGCTCGAGACGGTCGAGCCGGCGATGGCGTCGCGCAGGCCGGTGACGGCGGCGATGTTACCTGCGGGGAC
Protein-coding sequences here:
- a CDS encoding helix-turn-helix domain-containing protein, with translation MQSADLTLRLPPSMQLPVPDPGEADVHREELLSWHVDPGSETVHFLSLFVGDLESVRAAASDLDVVRRFDLVPVDDDTFYGYAVMDVRNADAALMGAFDEPGLVVVPPIVYTDRATVRVTVLGEPDALSGLLEQFPADVDVEVKRVSDHQRRMETLAGRLTARQFEALESARELGYYDVPRTASLSAVADELDCSESAASTLLRTAETALVDAALGR
- a CDS encoding RNB domain-containing ribonuclease, with the translated sequence MSDDAQAEAGTAEGQGPVEISEDLARHLENKREELFEKFEIRDEFPAEVMAEAKERTEDVGSEIDAEIDERTDLRHLTTWTTDPIDAQDFDDALSVEERDDEYVLWVHIADVTHYVNPDTSMWDEAVERGNTVYLPGYTIHMLPPVLAETVCSLVPNEERLAHTVEMHLDKETLGYESIDIYKSVIESDERLTYSQAENRLDDPDAPLHEENALVYELADRMHEQRKEDGSLVLNPSRDRAHTIIEECMLKANKAVTHELMWSRGVEAMYRVHPQPSPDEWSEALQEIQDLDGVSIPGDSWDDPRKAVNATLEEAPGRQLDKIQWAVMKVMPRARYMNDPFGGHHALNFEIYGHFTSPIRRLSDLINHWIVYKNDVPETLVELCDRASDKQKAAEQCEREYKNFLQEVGLDPMAVNNRGIEVVEEEEAEKTL
- the rtcA gene encoding RNA 3'-terminal phosphate cyclase, whose product is MLELDGAAAGGQFVRTALALSALEDEPIRLENVRGGRSTPGLRPQHLAALETMAEVCAADVAGDEVGAETVEFDPDGIAGGHYAVDIGTAGSTTLLFDTLLPLATRLESRLAVTVSGGTDVKWSPPLDYVRHVKLPLLRRYGLDAAIDLERRGFYPSGGGRATLSIAPSTLESIHLESRSDVRGVRVYSTEAAALADSDVATRQAAGALERLQPADRDLEVRERVETTAASDCPGSAVVIRLDCIEDEQRRPALAGFSALGERGTPAERVGEDAADAAIRFLEREAAVDRHMADQLLVFLALAGGRVQIPAVTDHVETSLELLESFGLAVELEERPAPTVVGRSS
- a CDS encoding cytochrome P450, whose product is MSDTESTTATDSTLEAKPPGPSGIPIVGSTLSIARDPLGFAETVREYGDVVAYEAFGTEFVAVFDPEIVEQVLVSRSDAFHKGEFETEFGELVASEGVAFTEGERWRRQRTLLQTSFTPDRIQSYADEVVAETARLADGWADGEVVDLRETLSTFTLRVLTRTLFDLTIDDDRAETVRRATRAISSSADPSGFALRSILPSWVPMRSEREYERAMADLSALVSELVADRRAASETGDDLLSLLATAEYPDGTRMSPETVRDQLVTFLFAGHETSATALTFACWLLAGDSSVRSRLDCELETVLEDRDPTFADLSDLTFTEAIVSEAMRLYPPVVGLYREPLETITLGGYRIPAGTTVQLSTYGIHRDGQWWDDPEAFRPTRWLEERDRPEYAYFPFGGGPRHCLGMRFATMELKLALATLARRLEFDRVTASLSPSVGVTLDPGRLEMRVRKRS
- the kdgK1 gene encoding bifunctional 2-dehydro-3-deoxygluconokinase/2-dehydro-3-deoxygalactonokinase, with translation MSDLVTFGETMLRLSPPGNERIESASEFEVRAAGAESNVAVAAERLGAVSTWTSKLPDSPLGRRVVGELRQYGIDTDVVWSQSGRQGTYYLEHGGKPRGTNVVYDREDAAITTAKAEEFDVDLIQDARVFFTSGITPALSSTLRETTVNMLKAAREAETTTAFDVNYRRKLWSPEEARETLLKLFPGIDILLIAARDARTVLGYEGDPRQLAHKLASQFDFTTVVVTRGDQGALAWHDNVVHDHEVYDTETVDPIGTGDAFTGAFIARRLAGDDVPKALEYASATAALKRTVPGDVALVTKEEVDAVVSDRTEDISR
- a CDS encoding GNAT family N-acetyltransferase — protein: MTLDVRQVVPADAASIREVARESWHATYDEVLDRETIAKTVDDWYAVDDLERSIVEARERADATFLVADDADEGVVGFAHAKPWQDDPAVAYLIRIYVRPDLWDEGIGHRLLERLEADLESAFDRLRLVVLADNDVGVSFYEATGFERVETRESGLDEGLEEYVYEKLL
- a CDS encoding DoxX family protein; amino-acid sequence: MASREVTLESTVAGYTATGKLHTLSVWFILALRLMMGIAFFQSGLDKVLAGDFSAGGYLTQAVPSNRSPAADLFVAMGNTPWFVDFVNIAVPWGEVLIGLGLIFGALTRLAAFWGAFMMLLFYLGNWDVAHGYINGDFAYMLVFLSVAAFGAGRILGLDAYIERYEVDGQPLVERYPWTRYLLG